From Astyanax mexicanus isolate ESR-SI-001 chromosome 11, AstMex3_surface, whole genome shotgun sequence, the proteins below share one genomic window:
- the prkag3b gene encoding 5'-AMP-activated protein kinase subunit gamma-3b isoform X2, whose product MKHCCYDAIPTSSKLLILDTTLKVKKAFFALVANGVRAAPLWDHKQQCFVGMLTITDFINILHRYYKSPMVQIYELEEHKIETWREIFLQYSINSLISITPESSLFDAVYSLLKNKIHRLPVIDPESGNVLHILTHKRILKFLHIFGSMIPKPRFLQKRIEEVEIGTFKEIATIQKTATVYDALSIFVERRVSALPVVNEQGKVVALYSRFDVINLAAQKNYNNLNMTMQEAIEGRLCCVEGVLKCYPHETLETIINRIAEAEVHRLVLVNEEDLVKGIVSLSDLLQALVLTPAEISSKADYDH is encoded by the exons ATGAAGCACTGCTGCTACGATGCCATTCCAACCAGCTCCAAACTGCTCATCTTGGATACAACACTGAAG GTAAAGAAGGCGTTCTTTGCTTTAGTCGCTAATGGAGTCAGAGCTGCTCCTTTATGGGACCACAAGCAGCAGTGTTTCGTAG GAATGCTTACCATAACAGACTTCATTAATATTCTCCACCGATATTACAAATCACCAATG GTTCAGATCTATGAGTTGGAAGAGCACAAGATTGAAACATGGAGAG AGATCTTCCTTCAATATTCCATCAACTCTCTGATCAGCATCACCCCTGAATCCAG TCTCTTCGATGCCGTTTACTCATTACTGAAGAACAAGATTCACAGGCTACCTGTCATAGATCCAGAATCAGGAAATGTTCTGCACATTTTGACCCACAAGCGCATCCTGAAATTCCTTCACATCTTT GGTTCCATGATTCCAAAGCCACGGTTCTTGCAGAAGAGAATTGAGGAGGTTGAAATTGGAACCTTCAAGGAGATCGCCACAATCCAGAAGACGGCCACGGTTTATGATGCATTATCAATATTTGTTGAGCGCAGAGTATCAGCCCTGCCTGTTGTGAATGAACAAG GGAAGGTGGTGGCACTGTATTCCAGGTTTGATGTCATT AACCTGGCTGCTCAGAAAAATTACAATAACCTCAACATGACCATGCAAGAGGCAATTGAGGGGCGTTTGTGCTGTGTTGAGGGAGTTCTAAAGTGTTACCCACATGAGACCCTGGAGACCATCATTAATCGCATAGCTGAAGCAGAG GTTCACCGTCTGGTTTTAGTAAATGAAGAGGATCTGGTTAAGGGAATTGTCTCG
- the prkag3b gene encoding 5'-AMP-activated protein kinase subunit gamma-3b isoform X1 — protein sequence MDPALEVPLMEDEGLLMKSTEPARDPDTDIYTKFFMKHCCYDAIPTSSKLLILDTTLKVKKAFFALVANGVRAAPLWDHKQQCFVGMLTITDFINILHRYYKSPMVQIYELEEHKIETWREIFLQYSINSLISITPESSLFDAVYSLLKNKIHRLPVIDPESGNVLHILTHKRILKFLHIFGSMIPKPRFLQKRIEEVEIGTFKEIATIQKTATVYDALSIFVERRVSALPVVNEQGKVVALYSRFDVINLAAQKNYNNLNMTMQEAIEGRLCCVEGVLKCYPHETLETIINRIAEAEVHRLVLVNEEDLVKGIVSLSDLLQALVLTPAEISSKADYDH from the exons ATGGACCCTGCCCTTGAG GTTCCCTTAATGGAGGATGAGGGACTTCTAATGAAGAGTACAG AACCTGCTCGAGATCCTGATACAGATATCTACACCAAGTTCTTCATGAAGCACTGCTGCTACGATGCCATTCCAACCAGCTCCAAACTGCTCATCTTGGATACAACACTGAAG GTAAAGAAGGCGTTCTTTGCTTTAGTCGCTAATGGAGTCAGAGCTGCTCCTTTATGGGACCACAAGCAGCAGTGTTTCGTAG GAATGCTTACCATAACAGACTTCATTAATATTCTCCACCGATATTACAAATCACCAATG GTTCAGATCTATGAGTTGGAAGAGCACAAGATTGAAACATGGAGAG AGATCTTCCTTCAATATTCCATCAACTCTCTGATCAGCATCACCCCTGAATCCAG TCTCTTCGATGCCGTTTACTCATTACTGAAGAACAAGATTCACAGGCTACCTGTCATAGATCCAGAATCAGGAAATGTTCTGCACATTTTGACCCACAAGCGCATCCTGAAATTCCTTCACATCTTT GGTTCCATGATTCCAAAGCCACGGTTCTTGCAGAAGAGAATTGAGGAGGTTGAAATTGGAACCTTCAAGGAGATCGCCACAATCCAGAAGACGGCCACGGTTTATGATGCATTATCAATATTTGTTGAGCGCAGAGTATCAGCCCTGCCTGTTGTGAATGAACAAG GGAAGGTGGTGGCACTGTATTCCAGGTTTGATGTCATT AACCTGGCTGCTCAGAAAAATTACAATAACCTCAACATGACCATGCAAGAGGCAATTGAGGGGCGTTTGTGCTGTGTTGAGGGAGTTCTAAAGTGTTACCCACATGAGACCCTGGAGACCATCATTAATCGCATAGCTGAAGCAGAG GTTCACCGTCTGGTTTTAGTAAATGAAGAGGATCTGGTTAAGGGAATTGTCTCG